CCCGCAGTTCAAGGCATTGTCGGACTGAAGATCACCGATCGATTGCTTCGGTGCCGGCACGTCACCCGATCGCCCACGCGACCGTTACCGTTTCAACGAACCGTCCATCCAGCGCGTGCAAACCAGCACGTAATCGCATCTGATCGAACAGGCGGCGGTCGTAGCAAGATATGGCAATTGACCGCCAATCTCGCGCAGCGAGATATGGCCTCTGCTTATCAATCTCGACCGGGCGCGGTCGAGATTCCGGTGGTGCGGGTGGTCAGGGGTCGTCGGCTGTCTGGGCGAGTAGCGCTGTGATGAGGTCGGCCAGTGGGGTAATCGAGTGTCGTTGGGTGTGGGGTAGGCGTTGGTGGTGGTGGCAGCCGGGGCAGTTGCCGGTGTCGTTGGTGGGCAAGGTCAACCGGCAGCGGGCGCAGGCGGTGAGGTGTTCGTCGTCGAACGCGGCGGTGAGGGTGTCGCGGTGGGTGTGGTGGCGTTGCCACCAGGACAGTGCGCGCCACCGCTGGTCGACGTGTTCGTCCCGCCACTGCGGGTAGGTGAGCCGGGTGCCGTAGTGGCGGTTGGAGGGTTGCCAGTCGCGCCAGACGTCGGCCTGGGCTTGTTCACGGCTGCGGGACTGGTCGAGCCAGCGGTGTTCGCCGGGGGTGAGGAGACGCTGTCGCGCGAGGCGGGCGGCGGCGGTGTACCAGGCGGGCCGGTCGTCGCCTCCGTTGGCGAGGTGGGCGAGGTGGTGGACCTGATGGGACCAGGCGGTGTGGTGCGCCCTGGTGAACGCGGCACGCAGCGCCTTGGCGGTGGCGGTGTCGTCGGGGTGGTGTCGCCACCAGTCGGCGAGCGCGGCCAACACGCTGCTGGTGTCGAGGACGGGGGTGAACGGGTTGCGGGGGTCGTGGTCGCGGTCGAACAGATAGGCCAGCAGATCGACGGCGGCGGGGCCGAGGCTCGATTCGAGTTGCTGTGGGTGGCGGCCGAGGTCGCGCAGGGTGTGGGAGCGTAGGCGGGCGAGTTCGGCGGCGTGTTCGCGGTGGTAAGCGGGTCGGGCAGCGGTGGCGATGGTGGCGCGTTCAGTGAGGATCGCGGTGATCGTGGTTTCGGCGGCTTCGGGG
The sequence above is a segment of the Solwaraspora sp. WMMD406 genome. Coding sequences within it:
- a CDS encoding replication-relaxation family protein, with amino-acid sequence MPSGTTLRLRASGGPSEQLLLLLNDHRVMTTDQLARATSTPARTVLYRLEQLRAAGMVDYDRPGRHTGSAPHHWWLRPAGARLITGTALADGRRPSAMFSAHAATITEVWLALRDHGPPAGLTMTGWATDRAGWQEWDGPTSAWGGTTTKRLTPDAVYEAVLPDGRATAAFVEIDLASMTQNQLKAKLDRYRAYARDRAWRGRFPHCPPLLLFTTTVHRAVTFTRNTAKHLREEKRSTLYQRHVTDFDLIAEHGRLIVAATGLVRDPARAVTTHAWNLTDPEAAETTITAILTERATIATAARPAYHREHAAELARLRSHTLRDLGRHPQQLESSLGPAAVDLLAYLFDRDHDPRNPFTPVLDTSSVLAALADWWRHHPDDTATAKALRAAFTRAHHTAWSHQVHHLAHLANGGDDRPAWYTAAARLARQRLLTPGEHRWLDQSRSREQAQADVWRDWQPSNRHYGTRLTYPQWRDEHVDQRWRALSWWQRHHTHRDTLTAAFDDEHLTACARCRLTLPTNDTGNCPGCHHHQRLPHTQRHSITPLADLITALLAQTADDP